In a genomic window of Struthio camelus isolate bStrCam1 chromosome 16, bStrCam1.hap1, whole genome shotgun sequence:
- the ERAL1 gene encoding GTPase Era, mitochondrial isoform X2 encodes MAAPVVMAAAVVARALCGAVRAAAGPLPMGAARRTRLLGSGVAALPARRSSSALGRILGISAEKPAAALGQHPPPVATSKEEQDRLLQHQPDQPKNPKVLRVAIIGAPNAGKSTLSNQLLGRKVFPVSKKVHTTRCKARGVVTYEDTQLIILDTPGLTSPLKAKRHKLNESMLKDPWDSMKHADIVLVLVDVSDHWTRNCLSQEVLKCLSEFPQIPSVLVLNKVDLVKKKFILLELITDLTEGVVNGKKLRVGSDFKPNSRSSAKTLQIAQASPPENRAHESHRLQETDKVREGCSLDSSSDMESSLVTEEVQGLKPGGYRDLKNMKGWPCFREIFMLAALSGEEVDTLKRYLLMQAKPGPWEFHSGVLTSQSPQEICDNIIREKILEYLPLEVPYSVHQVTEVWEEGPSGELLIMQSLVVPRKSHMLTAAGMWRPPQRNGFGEVLF; translated from the exons ATGGCGGCGCCCGTCGtcatggcggcggcggtggtaGCTCGGGCCTTGTGCGGGGccgtgagggcggcggcgggacctCTGCCGATGGGCGCAG CCCGGCGGACCCGGCTCCTGGGCAGCGGCgttgccgcgctccccgcccgcagGAGCAGCTCCGCGCTCGGCCGCATCCTGGGCATCTCCGCGGAGAAGCCGGCTGCTGCCCTGGGCCAGCACCCGCCGCCCGTGGCTACCAGCAAAG AGGAGCAAGACCGCCTGTTACAACACCAACCTGACCAGCCCAAGAACCCCAAGGTTTTAAGAGTTGCCATCATTGGAGCACCGAATGCTGGGAAGTCCACGCTCTCTAATCAGCTCTTGGGCAGAAAG GTTTTCCCAGTCTCTAAGAAAGTGCACACAACCCGATGCAAAGCCCGGGGTGTCGTCACGTATGAAGACACGCAGCTG atCATTCTGGACACTCCTGGCCTCACTAGTCCCTTGAAAGCCAAAAG aCATAAGCTAAATGAATCCATGCTGAAAGACCCATGGGACAGCATGAAACATGCAGATATAG TTCTGGTTTTGGTGGACGTGTCAGATCACTGGACACGAAACTGTCTGAGCCAAGAGGTGCTGAAGTGTCTTTCTGAGTTTCCCCAGATTCCCAGTGTCCTGGTTCTGAACAAG GTGGATCTGGTAAAGAAGAAGTTCATCCTGCTGGAGCTGATAACTGATTTAACAGAGGGAGTTGTAAATGGAAAGAAACTGAGAGTGGGATCTGATTTTAAACCTAATTCCCGTTCTTCAGCAAAAACTCTTCAAATTGCTCAAGCTTCTCCACCAGAGAATAGGGCCCACGAATCTCACCGTTTGCAGGAAACGGATAAAGTCCGAGAAGGCTGTAGCTTGGATAGCAGCAGCGATATGGAGTCCAGTCTTGTCACAGAGGAAGTGCAAGGGCTCAAGCCCGGTGGATACAGAGATCTAAAAAATATGAAAGGCTGGCCCTGCTTCCGGGAGATCTTCATGCTGGCAGCTCTCAGTGGAGAGGAAGTGGATACACTAAAG CGGTACCTCCTGATGCAAGCCAAGCCAGGCCCTTGGGAGTTTCACAGTGGGGTCTTGACCAGCCAGTCGCCTCAAGAGATCTGTGACAACATCATTAGGGAGAAGATACTGGAGTACCTGCCCCTGGAAGTGCCCTATAGCGTGCATCAG GTGACAGAAGTGTGGGAGGAAGGACCAAGCGGCGAGCTCCTCATTATGCAGAGCCTTGTCGTCCCAAGAAAGTCTCATATG ctcacagctgctggcATGTGGCGCCCACCCCAGAGGAATGGGTTTGGTGAGGTACTCTTTTGA
- the ERAL1 gene encoding GTPase Era, mitochondrial isoform X1, with amino-acid sequence MAAPVVMAAAVVARALCGAVRAAAGPLPMGAARRTRLLGSGVAALPARRSSSALGRILGISAEKPAAALGQHPPPVATSKEEQDRLLQHQPDQPKNPKVLRVAIIGAPNAGKSTLSNQLLGRKVFPVSKKVHTTRCKARGVVTYEDTQLIILDTPGLTSPLKAKRHKLNESMLKDPWDSMKHADIVLVLVDVSDHWTRNCLSQEVLKCLSEFPQIPSVLVLNKVDLVKKKFILLELITDLTEGVVNGKKLRVGSDFKPNSRSSAKTLQIAQASPPENRAHESHRLQETDKVREGCSLDSSSDMESSLVTEEVQGLKPGGYRDLKNMKGWPCFREIFMLAALSGEEVDTLKRYLLMQAKPGPWEFHSGVLTSQSPQEICDNIIREKILEYLPLEVPYSVHQVTEVWEEGPSGELLIMQSLVVPRKSHMIMLIGRRGTVISRIAQEAGQDLMNTFLCDIRLKLRVKVKS; translated from the exons ATGGCGGCGCCCGTCGtcatggcggcggcggtggtaGCTCGGGCCTTGTGCGGGGccgtgagggcggcggcgggacctCTGCCGATGGGCGCAG CCCGGCGGACCCGGCTCCTGGGCAGCGGCgttgccgcgctccccgcccgcagGAGCAGCTCCGCGCTCGGCCGCATCCTGGGCATCTCCGCGGAGAAGCCGGCTGCTGCCCTGGGCCAGCACCCGCCGCCCGTGGCTACCAGCAAAG AGGAGCAAGACCGCCTGTTACAACACCAACCTGACCAGCCCAAGAACCCCAAGGTTTTAAGAGTTGCCATCATTGGAGCACCGAATGCTGGGAAGTCCACGCTCTCTAATCAGCTCTTGGGCAGAAAG GTTTTCCCAGTCTCTAAGAAAGTGCACACAACCCGATGCAAAGCCCGGGGTGTCGTCACGTATGAAGACACGCAGCTG atCATTCTGGACACTCCTGGCCTCACTAGTCCCTTGAAAGCCAAAAG aCATAAGCTAAATGAATCCATGCTGAAAGACCCATGGGACAGCATGAAACATGCAGATATAG TTCTGGTTTTGGTGGACGTGTCAGATCACTGGACACGAAACTGTCTGAGCCAAGAGGTGCTGAAGTGTCTTTCTGAGTTTCCCCAGATTCCCAGTGTCCTGGTTCTGAACAAG GTGGATCTGGTAAAGAAGAAGTTCATCCTGCTGGAGCTGATAACTGATTTAACAGAGGGAGTTGTAAATGGAAAGAAACTGAGAGTGGGATCTGATTTTAAACCTAATTCCCGTTCTTCAGCAAAAACTCTTCAAATTGCTCAAGCTTCTCCACCAGAGAATAGGGCCCACGAATCTCACCGTTTGCAGGAAACGGATAAAGTCCGAGAAGGCTGTAGCTTGGATAGCAGCAGCGATATGGAGTCCAGTCTTGTCACAGAGGAAGTGCAAGGGCTCAAGCCCGGTGGATACAGAGATCTAAAAAATATGAAAGGCTGGCCCTGCTTCCGGGAGATCTTCATGCTGGCAGCTCTCAGTGGAGAGGAAGTGGATACACTAAAG CGGTACCTCCTGATGCAAGCCAAGCCAGGCCCTTGGGAGTTTCACAGTGGGGTCTTGACCAGCCAGTCGCCTCAAGAGATCTGTGACAACATCATTAGGGAGAAGATACTGGAGTACCTGCCCCTGGAAGTGCCCTATAGCGTGCATCAG GTGACAGAAGTGTGGGAGGAAGGACCAAGCGGCGAGCTCCTCATTATGCAGAGCCTTGTCGTCCCAAGAAAGTCTCATATG ATAATGTTGATTGGAAGAAGAGGTACGGTTATCAGCAGGATTGCTCAGGAGGCTGGCCAGGACCTGATGAACACTTTCCTGTGTGATATCCGCTTGAAGCTCAGGGTGAAGGTGAAGAGTTGA